agagttttttgtagagattcagtgattgggattagaatctgtacatcgtctgcgtataggtagtgtatgagatttaggttgacaaggagttggcaaagtgggaggaggtagatattgaataaggttggtgagagtgacgatccctgtgggactcccaagtCGCAAGCGACTGGTTGCGATTCTTCCTTTTTGACCTTGACTTTGTATTGTCTATTCTTAAGGAacgatttaaaccagttgagagctgtatctctaattccaatgtctgaaagacgatctattaatgagttatgattgaccgtatcaaatgctgctgataggtctaggagGATGAGTAGACAGGGGCatcttttttcaagattcagtaagATGGAATCCGTtaaggagattaggagggtttctgtgcttctggattggcggaaaccgaactggGTTGGAGAGAGAATGCTGTTGTTGttaaggtattctgtgagttgtttatttgcTACTCGTTCTAATATTTTAGCGATGAATGGTAGATTTGCTATTGGGCGAAAGTTTGCTGGTATATCCGgtgaaagattaggtttttttaggagtggctttatgattgccattttgagagaGTCGGGAACTAGTCCTTGAgatagggagcaattgatgatttgtgcaatgtgTTTGGATATGGTTTTGGCGCATGAAATGAGGAGGTTGATGGGAATGGTATCTTGAGGATGTGAggaaggtttgattttttttaggatgttttctatCTCTAAGGAGGAGGTGGTTTCGAATTCGCTCAGGCATGTCTTTTGTGATGGGCAGGTAATCTGTGGTGTGTCTAGCGTAGAATTGTTGTTGTTCTTGTGCTGCACTAGTAGGTTTGGGATCTTATTCTTGAAGTAAGTTGCGAGTTCTCCCGCTTTGCTTgccgctttatcatctggtatggcTGTTGATGGAGGTTTCGTGAGAGAAGAGACCAGTGAAAAAAGCGCTTTGGGGTCAAagatgaaatggtgaattttttgtgagtaaaaatctttttttgcttggaggatggatgtTCTGTATAGGTGCATCATGGATTTGAATGTCGTGAGGTTAGGAGATGTTGGGTTTTTACGCCAAAGtacttctttttttctgagctccTGTTTTATAGATTTTAACTttggtgtgtaccagggttttctattgtctTTATTTGCTTGGGTGGCTTTGGTGATAATAGGGCATGAAGAATCGGCCACTATTCtggtgatgttgttccaggataATATGGCTGAGTCAGTTATTAGTATACCCTACTACTTTTGGGTAGTGACTCTCCCACAATGGTGGCTACTGGAATATGGGGTTTCTGTTGTTATTCTGGGAGCCACTAGATCCACAAAAGAGTGGCTACATGAGGAAAATTTGCCCTCCTTCCAGTGACAGGAACGAAAGGGACTGAATccctccccaccagtctctcagaGTCAGAGAGGGAGGGCAGGGTCTTTAAAAGTATAATACTCAGATAAATTCAATGTTACGTTAAAGAAAACAgtttatttaagagttttgtaTTCCAAGAATGTAGTATAAATCAGCAATTCAAATTCTTGTGAACATTTGCAAACAACATTCACAGAGGAAAGGACTGTTTTACAATAGCGAATAGCATTAAAGAAACTTTTTCTCGATCTCTTTTCCTCCTAGGATTCCTATTCCTGTCTGGTCCCGGTACCTGCTAATACGGACCTCTCATCAGATAAGTCTATGAATAGATCTCTTTATCTCTGCGCAGTAGAGTTTGTAATGTGCATGTAAAGCAGATGTTTGCTTAAGAGCGTAGGATTCTTTCCTTGTGAATGTTCCTTTCTTGTGAATGTTCCTTTCTTTTTCAGCGTTTATTATTTTAATCTGAGTCCTTTAACACTCTCGCTTTGTCCCCTTTCTCTCTTTTGCTTTCACCGTGTGTGTCTCTCTGTATCTCTTGCTTTCTTGTTCGGTCTAGTTagactcttaggggtagattttaaaagctgcgcgcacgcatggacatgccgatttgaTAAAATCCATGGGTCGCGTGCACAAGGGGGGgcctaattttataaaagtatgcacagcgatgagattgggcctctcccagttccctcccagtccactccaattacaGAGAGGACTGGAGGCGGGAACTTCCCTGTcaccctacccatactccctccctctctcctgtcctctcctctcctccccaccccctgaacCCTTtggcctacctttttttttttgcttactgctccattgaaGCGGAAGCAATTTGCGTGCGCCAGCCGACTGCCAGCGTGCGCTTCCCCGCACAGCGGCAAATGCTCGCTACACCGGCCGCCTCCAGTCCCGCCCCTTCTTGCCTCCGAACCGCCCCTTTCCTTGGGCCCGGCACGTCTGCGCctaatgggggttacgcgcatggccgggcccctttgaaaatgcgcgcggcgtgcgcaaggcctggccacatacGCGACCCCCGTTTTTTACACGCGTGGCCATGTAAAACTTCGGCCGTTAGTGTTTGTGTTGAGTTTATACAGTTAGCTCTTCCAAATGGAGTCCAGTGTTACTCAGTCTCCTCACGCTGTACGGCCTTGAGGAATCTTGGCctctggcctctgggcctttGAGTGCGCTGTCTATAGTTCGGCTCTCTCAGCCGTCTCTCTTGTCTGTCgcagctttatttatttgtttttttatttatttaaaaatattcatataccgcaaacaataagacatttgcatgcccgtctaggcggtttacaaatatacGTAGATAAGTTAAAAAGTCAGGCACAACAGATTTACCTACGAAGGTTAAAATAGACAAACACAACTAATGTCAACATAATAAAGGTCTAGCGGTATATTGTGTTAGTGTTAGGTTTCCTGACAATCTGTACAGTAACATTAAAAACATGCGCTCCCTAATGACTCTGTCGTGTCCCCCTCTTCATACGATGTACTACTTGTGTTGCCACATGTGGTGTCTTTGCCGTCTAATTGAACTTGGCTCTAGCTTAGTGAAGAAATAGAAGGAATGAGTAATGTCTTGTTCACGCTTCCGGTTTCTTCTGCAGGTTATTTCTGTGGTTCAGGAGGGAAGTGAGTTCCAGGACAGACATATTTTATTCCAAGACAGAAGATGAAAGCGTCCCACTgtcttttcctttcatttctcacTCACACCTTTCTGTGGTGGTCACTGCTGCTCAGGGCTAACACGGTTTTAATTATTCTTAATAGCAGCCATGCTGGCTAGGAATGAGGAGATAGCAGTTAATGTCTCTCTCTCCAAGACAAATGTCCTTGATGTCAGTTTCTCAATCGGACTGTTGCTCAGGTATTTTCACAATTTGCGCAGGTTTACTCCAAGCTGGACACAGGATCCCCACTAGCACTTTCCTTCTGTGCAGAGTTTTGCTTTCCTTTAAAGTAACCACTCTGATGACATGAATATTAACACCGGCCACCTGGCTGCAATTTATTCTCCTCTCTCAGGGCACTTGTCCCGCTGTCTGAAACTCAGGATTAAGCAGGAGCTTAAATAGCCATCTGAATGAGCTCAGAAAGTTTATGTCAATAACTTATAAAGGGCACACACTTAAAGCAAAgtgtgattttaaaattatttttctttcacacaATATCTTCTTTCAGCTGTTCTATGTCAATTAAACTGGGGGGAAAACACGTGGCCAAGTTGTATTTACAAGTATCTGTCTCTCCTGCCTTTTACCTGGAGTCACTGGGATTAAATACTCTCAAGACAACTTTGATCACTATTAATGCAGACATTAACAAGTTTGCCTCAATTCCCTCTGTATTTCTCAATACTGAACACAAAAACAGGCCCCATGAAAGGAGCAGAGGCAGATTCAGCCTGTTCTCCTCTgtgtccagtctctctctctcctcttgctAAAGCTCTCACCAGATAACGGGGGCTGGTAATGTGCATATGCTTCAGCATGGAAGTCACATCACCCCTAGCTTTAGCAGGACTGACGCAGCAAACTGACAATCAAAATCTGCagtcctgctcctccttctctgcTCACTCTACTTTAGTTCCACCGACCACTTGTAACTGGACAGGGagaggaagatagaaaaaaaaacacaaaccctcTCACAGCTGATTCCTTACCTCCCCTGAGGCTTCTAAGTTACCAGAGTTTCTCTACTCCTGCCAGCACTGATAACACCatgctgttgggttttttttctctgcagcctgTCACTGCCTATACCCACAAAAAACAGTCACACACCTCCAGAGTCTCCTCCAATCTGAGCCTCACAGTCCCTTCCATCCAGGCAGACACATACCCAGTGAATAAAAGAAAACATGCCACATCCCTACAATGTTTTCTTACAGCCCCAGGACTCAGGTcagtaaaagaaatatatatatataccaccttattttatattttcaccCCTGGTTACATTAGGTTCTATTGAAGCAGATCATTTGGAAAACCCGTGAACGGATTTGTTTGGTTTTCATAGCATAGACTAAGGGATTGAACATGGGAGGAACAAGGAAGCAGAGATTGGCCACAATTACCTGAACATTTAGAGGAATGCTGTGACCAAATCTATTTGTTAAATAAGTAAAGAAAGCCAGCATATAAAACATTAGAATGACACAGATGTGGGAACTGCAGGTGCTGAAGGCTTTGAGGCGTGTTTCCGTGGACTTAAATCTGAAGACCACCCTCAGAATCATGACATAAGACAAGGCAGTAAAAGTCACATCAAACCCCACAACTGAAATGGAGACAGTTAGTCCATACACAGTGTTGATTAGGATATCGGCACAGGCAAGTTTTGACACATTTCCAAGCCCACAGTAGGAAGATGAGATGACCTTATTGGAGCAGAATGGAAGGCTGATCAGAAGAAAACAATCTGGGATTGATATGACCAATCCTCTGAT
This sequence is a window from Rhinatrema bivittatum chromosome 5, aRhiBiv1.1, whole genome shotgun sequence. Protein-coding genes within it:
- the LOC115091727 gene encoding olfactory receptor 52R1-like, with product MSSVNSTPSHPSAFILTGVPGMEAAHIWISLPFCGMYIITFFGNFIILFVVKFEQSLHEPMYYFLSMLAATDLVLSTSVSPKMLAIFWFNSREIYFESCVIQGFLIMCFSSIESGIFLAMAIDRYVAICNPLRHSVILSTPVIIRIGLVILIRGLVISIPDCFLLISLPFCSNKVISSSYCGLGNVSKLACADILINTVYGLTVSISVVGFDVTFTALSYVMILRVVFRFKSTETRLKAFSTCSSHICVILMFYMLAFFTYLTNRFGHSIPLNVQVIVANLCFLVPPMFNPLVYAMKTKQIRSRVFQMICFNRT